In a single window of the Deltaproteobacteria bacterium genome:
- a CDS encoding alpha/beta hydrolase: MKESPDKPLANDELEKRLFPGPGLPGGGQLDVRVEVSPLHPDPDVREVARRCKPYNIDSWHTEWTRMAEKNEALAAGFEDEGRHVTAHDFYRRAAEFHRRALVYMPEADPRMMQSHYKLKETFDKAWGLVPPPFERVEIPYEGHLLDALFYPARGKAETRFPVVYNYGGADGILLRGLEGDAAQYVRRGMSFIDVDGPGHGATLREKKLYAPPDSERVAKAVIDYLVTRPDVDPDRIALHGSSMGGYSGPRCATEEKRIKAVAVWSGAYNLVDDIFDFYPPIQERLRWLMGAEDLADARERIKEFTLVGRAQKIECPLLVGYNHDDRVMDPRGAVRLYENAVNAPRELLDGVGHGEKRFDRRSFIVDWFAKQLGA; the protein is encoded by the coding sequence GCTGGCAAACGACGAGTTGGAGAAGCGCCTCTTCCCCGGACCCGGGCTTCCCGGCGGCGGGCAGCTCGACGTGCGCGTGGAGGTGTCGCCACTGCACCCGGACCCCGACGTCCGGGAGGTGGCGCGCCGCTGCAAACCTTACAACATCGACAGTTGGCACACCGAGTGGACCCGCATGGCGGAGAAGAACGAGGCCCTGGCCGCGGGTTTCGAGGACGAGGGGCGCCACGTCACCGCCCACGACTTCTACCGGCGGGCGGCGGAGTTCCACCGGCGCGCGCTCGTGTACATGCCGGAAGCCGACCCGCGCATGATGCAGAGCCACTACAAGCTCAAGGAGACCTTCGACAAGGCCTGGGGTCTGGTGCCGCCGCCCTTCGAACGCGTCGAGATCCCCTACGAGGGGCACCTGCTGGACGCGCTGTTCTATCCGGCCCGGGGCAAGGCCGAAACGCGCTTCCCCGTGGTGTACAACTACGGCGGCGCCGACGGCATCCTGCTGCGCGGGCTCGAGGGCGACGCCGCCCAGTACGTGCGCCGGGGCATGAGCTTCATCGACGTGGACGGCCCCGGCCACGGCGCCACGCTGCGGGAGAAGAAGCTCTACGCGCCGCCCGACTCGGAACGGGTGGCCAAGGCGGTCATCGACTACCTGGTGACGCGCCCGGACGTGGACCCGGACCGCATCGCCCTCCACGGCTCCAGCATGGGCGGATATTCGGGACCCCGTTGCGCCACCGAGGAGAAGCGCATCAAGGCCGTGGCGGTGTGGAGCGGGGCCTACAACCTGGTTGACGACATCTTCGACTTCTACCCGCCCATCCAGGAGCGGCTGCGCTGGCTCATGGGCGCCGAGGACCTGGCCGACGCCCGGGAGCGCATCAAGGAGTTCACCCTGGTGGGGCGGGCGCAAAAGATCGAGTGCCCGTTGCTGGTGGGCTACAACCACGACGACCGGGTCATGGACCCGCGCGGCGCCGTCCGGCTGTACGAAAACGCCGTCAACGCGCCGCGGGAACTGCTGGACGGCGTCGGCCACGGCGAGAAGCGTTTCGACCGGCGGAGCTTCATCGTCGACTGGTTCGCGAAACAGTTGGGGGCGTGA
- a CDS encoding amidohydrolase family protein: MLTIDADAHVIENEATWDYLEGADRRFRPVPVSADMPSGNRGNFWIIDGRLIGGRDNVGADTPPEAREMTDIDRRLRHMDEIGTGVQVLYPTVLLRPFTERPDVELALCRAYNRWLADIWRKAPERLRWAVQLPVLSMEASLEEMIWARENGACAVSLRGVETHQPLHNPYFFPIYEEAQRLDLAIGIHAGQGSFAVLDTFGTDNTFTTSKLTVVGAFHALVLHGIPQRFPQLRIGAIEVTAQWLPYVLHDLRLRFKKAGRRLDDDLLRTQRLFVACQTDDDLPYVLGYGTEDNLMVGSDYGHADNASELLALRGIRDKGEIAAEVIDKILAHNPARFYGLAED; the protein is encoded by the coding sequence ATGCTTACGATCGACGCCGATGCCCACGTGATCGAGAACGAGGCCACGTGGGACTACCTGGAGGGCGCGGACCGGCGTTTCCGGCCCGTTCCGGTGTCCGCGGACATGCCCTCGGGCAACCGCGGGAACTTCTGGATCATCGACGGGCGGCTTATCGGCGGCCGCGACAACGTCGGCGCGGACACGCCGCCGGAAGCGCGGGAGATGACCGACATCGACCGGCGGCTTCGCCACATGGACGAGATCGGCACCGGCGTCCAGGTGCTCTATCCCACAGTGCTCCTGCGGCCCTTCACCGAGCGGCCGGACGTGGAGCTGGCCCTGTGCCGCGCTTACAACCGCTGGCTCGCCGACATCTGGAGAAAGGCGCCGGAGCGACTGCGCTGGGCGGTGCAACTCCCGGTGCTGAGCATGGAGGCGTCGCTGGAAGAGATGATCTGGGCAAGGGAGAACGGCGCCTGCGCGGTGTCGCTGCGCGGCGTGGAGACCCATCAGCCGCTCCACAACCCCTATTTCTTCCCGATCTACGAGGAAGCCCAGCGGCTGGACCTTGCCATCGGCATCCACGCCGGCCAGGGCAGCTTCGCGGTGTTGGACACGTTCGGCACGGACAACACCTTTACCACCTCCAAGCTGACGGTGGTGGGGGCGTTCCACGCGCTGGTGCTGCACGGGATCCCGCAGCGGTTTCCGCAACTGCGCATCGGCGCCATCGAGGTCACCGCCCAGTGGCTTCCCTACGTGCTGCACGACCTGCGCCTGCGCTTCAAGAAGGCGGGCCGGCGCCTGGATGACGACCTGCTCAGGACCCAGCGGCTGTTCGTGGCATGCCAGACCGACGACGACCTGCCCTACGTGCTCGGCTACGGCACGGAAGACAACCTCATGGTGGGCTCGGACTACGGCCACGCCGACAACGCCAGCGAGTTGCTGGCGCTCCGCGGGATCCGCGACAAGGGCGAGATCGCCGCCGAGGTGATCGACAAGATCCTCGCCCACAACCCGGCGCGCTTCTACGGACTGGCGGAAGACTAG